AATCTCCAACCTTCAGAACATGGGCTCTTCCTCCTTCTCCGTCTTTCTCCACCACTACGTCCCAGTCGCCCagtgaaggggatagagagactgaGTGGGAAGAGGTGGAGCTGGTCAGACGGCTGGCCCCCAGTGTCAGtcagggatggatagaggagagggtggacggagatgaggaggaggaggagaagaagagcagGTGAGTTTTACATCAAACCTGTTGGAAATAAAAGAAAAGAACGTCTTCAAAGTATGCATGATCAGTTTGAAGATTCATCTATTGAAATGACTCAGTCAGCTCGGTGTGGGTGGCTGATGGCCACTATGGAACAGTTTTATTCTGGGTTATTTTATCACTCTACCTACTGGGCTGATTACCATGTAGTGTAGGATCACTATGTTCAAATCGTTATTCTTGGAAGTTGCATTTACTGTCATAACCATGCCATGCCACCTGTAACCATGTTTCATGTCATGACAACCACGTCATCATAACCAATCTAACCTGATCACCAGATTGGTGTCCACTTTAGCCAACTACTTTGTTTAATGTCACGCCAAATGTTCCAGTGAACAACATGGAAGTAGACTAAAGCAGAAACAAATCTTGTGACTAAGCTATTTGCAATCCATCAAGTTTTTCTCCATTGTAAAAGTtttttatcccctctctctactagCCCCGCCTTCCCTGATAGTGCCAGGGTTGATTGGCCAGGCTGGTGCTTTGAAGCCGATGAGGTCCTGGATCAGCTGACCCCAGAGGACAGTGGCGTTGGGGTTGATGAGGAGTGGTGGGAAGCGACTGAGGTGGGGCTCAGCCAAACTTTGACCTTGAGAGACTTCCAGCGAATCGGCACGCATGAGGACGGGACGATTAGTCAGGTGTAGTTCTGTATAGGCTCCTGGGAGTCCTTCATTCTCCAAGACTTTATCTGCACTTTATGGGGAATTATATGTCATTTGAGATTTTCACTGTGCCGGAGTAGACATATAACAACGTGATACTTTTCCACAGCAAGATGTTGATTGAGTGAGCTGATTGCCACCAAATGTTTGATTTCAGTTTGTTACATGCAATGTTTGTGTGATTTTGAGTTTGTGATTATGAGTGAACATCAGAATAATAATAATTTTCTTCAACCTGCATAATATTGTTAGAgcaacagatgtaggatcttcatttgatccctcttttgttgctgagGTTTTTCCTGCATCacaggaaatgcagatgagctttgtgatttacataaatgtactgaaaacccacactaacacactgttatattaacagtattgcacttttcatgtagcctacttttggctgatcaagcaacattatggactaaatgttcaaatcctgttgctgcagcattattaagatcctacatctgtagacaCCTGTACTGTCTTATACAAGTGTACTTTTGATGTGGTGTCAGTTAACTGAAATGCTGTGTATACATAGAATGACATGTTTCATTGAACTTCATTTGAGTCGTTAATTTATAAGAGTAACTGCATATTTGGTATTGTGACCCATTGGGGAGATTCATACTGATACATagtaataaagagagagatttaAACCAATGAAGTGTTTAGATCATTATATTCTCAGTCATTCATTACATTACAAAAGTCTAATAGGTGGTTAAGGTGCCGGTAGTGAGAAATAAGACATACATATACAAAATCAGTCACATTTCAAATAAAAGATCAATCACATTTTTTTTGTGAAAGTAGGAAAGAAACTGCTACAATTGTCTGCACTGAATTAATATGTACAAATACCACAATCTCCCAACTGATCATAGACATGTCAAAtgatttcaaatgtcatattgcaGAGTCTCCTCTATTTGGAGATCTCATCTTCTttcactctgttcctctctctgtcctctctctcattggCAATGGTGTGAACAATGGTCTCCAGGGCAGGGTACTGCAGGATCAGCTTGCGCTGTAGAGGAGATTAAATGACTATTACATAAACCTTTCAAAAACGTATTTTCCATGTCAACGTGGATttaaggaaaacacacacagctgtaGTTGAACGTACCCTCCGATAGTTTCTGTACATTTGCACCAAGACCAACAGCAGCACCAAGAGGAAGAAACCCAGGCCGGCTACCATGGCAACATTACTGGAAGAACCTGTCTCATTATCTCCCATCAGACGACCTGGTCAACCAAGACAGAACAAGGATAGATTCTAGTTTACATctgagtaatttagcagaagcttttatccagagcaacttacaggagcaattagagcTGAGTGCCTTTCTCAAAGGCACATCCACAGATTTTTCACTCAGTCGGCTTGAGGATTCGAACaggtgacctttcggttactggcacaacgctcttaactgctagtctaccttccacccctgtgtctaaTTATGACAATTTTTTTACATATTGGTGATATTTGTTGTATTTGAATTGTGTCTGCATCTCCCTAGATCCATGCAAATAGACAGTGAATCAAAGTAGGCAGATAGGACTTACTCATCAGATGGAGGTGGTATGTCACGCTCCCCAGAGCTCCTCCTTTCCCGTGGAATCGACAAGCCCATTCGCCAGAGTTCCTGTCTGACACTTTGTTGATCCCCAGGACCCTCCCTTTCTGGACGGAGCTCTCTGATTGGGTGCCATTGAGGTCATAGGTCACTCGTACCCACTCGTATTCAGTGACCTCGCTGGCATCGCTGAGGTGACAGGTCAGTGAGACTGGGGCCTTCTGGGTAGACGGTGAGTTGCTGAGCACTGAGTAGAGCGAACACAAAGGATCATCATTAGCATTGTGATTGCTAATTCTAAAGCACCATTTGCCCATCTCATCTCAAACATACCTTCAATGTTTGCCATTTTGCAGAACGGGGCAACTCACTTTaggaattcaaatgaggagaCTGCTACAATATCATACCATCATCCATTTTTTATGCCTGGCTCACCTTGGGCAGTCACCAGCTGCATCTCCCTTGCTACCCGGCGCCCCTCCACTGTCCCTGAGCACCTGTACCTGCCCCCGTCGCCCTGCCCCACTTGCCCCACACCCACAGACCTgtcccagggagggagggatagcagGGAGGTCAGgttgaaggagggagggagtgggagagcaGAGCCAGAGATGTCCAGTCTCTCCCAGGCTGTGTCTGATGGGATGAGTCCAGTGGAGAACACACAGGGGAGGGTGACAGCAGACCCCACCTCAGCATACACCTTGGCACTGGCACTGGAGGGGTTAACAATACCTGAGcgagagaagagatgggggaaGGTGATGGataggagagaagggagaaagacatAGGAAACATCTTCAATATATCAGCTGCATTTGAATGTTTTATTCCTTCCAAACATGACATCACCGTGTCTGAgccctcacctctcactgtcaGGGCCGTGGTGGCCTTCCCTTGTTTCCTCCCTTCATGCACTACACAGCTCCAGTTACCCATCATGCCTGCAGATGCCTTGCTCTCCAAAACACTCGCCTGGTTCTTTGAAAGGACATCATCTGCACTGTCAGGGTAAACTCTCTTCTCGTTGAGCATCCAGCTCACTCTCGCCTCCTGTGGCCATGGAGTGACACTGCAAGTGATTGTCATTTTGTTCCCCTCCACTGGAGCAGGTGGGGAGATGGATACTGTGAAAGAAAGACATGGGTAAGTAAGAGCAATGAGATGTTAATCATATTCACAGGTTTATGATATGTGTGACTGTATGATAAACAGCAGATAAATATAGTTATACCTTGTTATTACAGCATGTAAATATCACTTTGAAATGACTGTAAATATCACTGAAAGTTCATTTAATTGTCCACAGGGTATTTCATATAAGTTATTGTCTATTTTAGctccttacctttgatgacccTGAGGAGGATCCTCTTAGAGAGGATTTTCTCGTCGTCCTGCACCATGCAGGTGTaattccctctgtcctcctgcctCACCTCCTTTATGTACAGGCTGTAGTCACCAGCTCCAACCTCTGAATGGGGGCATCGAACACGCTGGGCAGCTCCTATTCCCCAGTGCTCCAGTCcactctttccctttctccataCTGtcctgagagaggaagagatgctACGTTTCAAACATGACACTTGTATTGTACAGACATACAGATCAATAGCAATGCATTGCTATGCTCTCCTATAGAACACTTTCAATACAGAAAAATGTATTAAGAGATCAAAAGAAAGAAAGACCAGGATAGAGAAAGATGAAAATGGGAATCTTTGAGGATATTGGAGTCAcacaggtagacagagaggatgagagagatgaATAAGGAGGAGAGCATGAAAGACATGGACCGAGAGAAAGGCAGTCGCACCCCTCAAGCTCCTTGCTCCAGAGGACGACGGCtgcagaggtggagggagggcgACACACGCAGGGTAACACTGCCTGGGACCCTGCCTCTGCGAACATCTCAGTAtactcagacagacactgacaccgACCCCCTGAACaaatacacatactgt
The window above is part of the Oncorhynchus masou masou isolate Uvic2021 chromosome 30, UVic_Omas_1.1, whole genome shotgun sequence genome. Proteins encoded here:
- the LOC135521910 gene encoding matrix-remodeling-associated protein 5-like, which translates into the protein MWQYLLLLGTSLLVTGGRCQCLSEYTEMFAEAGSQAVLPCVCRPPSTSAAVVLWSKELEGTVWRKGKSGLEHWGIGAAQRVRCPHSEVGAGDYSLYIKEVRQEDRGNYTCMVQDDEKILSKRILLRVIKVSISPPAPVEGNKMTITCSVTPWPQEARVSWMLNEKRVYPDSADDVLSKNQASVLESKASAGMMGNWSCVVHEGRKQGKATTALTVRGIVNPSSASAKVYAEVGSAVTLPCVFSTGLIPSDTAWERLDISGSALPLPPSFNLTSLLSLPPWDRSVGVGQVGQGDGGRYRCSGTVEGRRVAREMQLVTAQVLSNSPSTQKAPVSLTCHLSDASEVTEYEWVRVTYDLNGTQSESSVQKGRVLGINKVSDRNSGEWACRFHGKGGALGSVTYHLHLMSRLMGDNETGSSSNVAMVAGLGFFLLVLLLVLVQMYRNYRRRKLILQYPALETIVHTIANEREDRERNRVKEDEISK